The following coding sequences are from one Lycium ferocissimum isolate CSIRO_LF1 chromosome 3, AGI_CSIRO_Lferr_CH_V1, whole genome shotgun sequence window:
- the LOC132049709 gene encoding transcription factor MYB1-like isoform X1 — MTFNKVEEGTSHTHNKQANTLSVTRIMMNTSVTITKSSGVRKGAWTEEEDLLLRKCIQKYGEGKWHQVPIRAGLNRCRKSCRLRWLNYLRPHIKRGDFSSEEVDLILRLHKLLGNRWSLIAGRLPGRTANDVKNYWNTHLQRKLTAPHRQERKYNNALKITENTILRPRPRTFTSSSAKNVSFCSNKSITNTVDKNAHNNEILNICEKPTDETTSVDEGVQWWTSLLENCNEIEEEAEAFGSFDEENMLQSLLHEEISPPMQQGQSGNWDDFSADIDLWNLLN, encoded by the exons ATGACTTTTAATAAAGTTGAGGAAGGAACAAGCCACACCCACAACAAGCAGGCCAACACACTAAG TGTGACCCGTATCATGATGAATACTAGTGTTACTATTACTAAATCATCTGGAGTGAGGAAAGGTGCATGGACTGAAGAAGAAGATCTTCTTTTGAGAAAATGCATTCAAAAGTACGGTGAAGGAAAATGGCATCAAGTTCCCATTAGAGCTG GTCTAAATAGATGCAGGAAGAGTTGTAGACTGAGGTGGCTGAATTATCTAAGGCCACATATAAAGAGAGGTGACTTCTCTTCTGAGGAAGTTGATCTTATCTTGAGGCTTCATAAGCTCTTAGGCAACAG ATGGTCACTCATCGCGGGTAGACTTCCGGGAAGAACAGCAAACGATGTCAAAAACTACTGGAACACACACCTACAGAGGAAGTTAACTGCTCCTCATCGACAAGAGAGAAAGTACAATAATGCCCTCAAGATCACAGAAAACACCATACTAAGACCTCGACCTCGAACCTTCACATCAAGTAGTGCAAAGAATGTTTCTTTTTGCAGCAACAAAAGTATCACAAACACAGTAGATAAAAACGCACACAACAATGAAATACTAAATATTTGTGAGAAGCCAACAGATGAAACGACGTCGGTAGACGAGGGAGTTCAATGGTGGACAAGTTTACTGGAAAATTGCAATGAAATTGAGGAAGAAGCAGAAGCATTTGGGAGCTTTGATGAAGAAAATATGTTACAAAGTTTGTTGCATGAGGAAATTTCACCACCCATGCAACAAGGACAAAGTGGTAATTGGGATGACTTTTCCGCTGATATTGACCTATGGAATCTACTTAATTAG